In Haemophilus parainfluenzae, the sequence GTGAGCCTTTCCACCCTATGGCAAGATTGCTTATCTCAACTACAAGATCAGGTTTCCCCGATGGATCTCAGTACTTGGTTACGCCCACTACAAGCGGATGTAATCTCGCAAGATCAAGTGGTGTTATATGCGTCAAATATGTTTGTGAAAAGCTGGGTAGAAAATCATTACTTGGCTCAAATTCATCAGATTTGCCAAGCCCTTGCTAAAAATCCAAATTTACAAATTATCGTAAAAGAAGGGGTAAAACCAGCTCCAAAAGCTGTTGAACCTTCCTCAACTCAAACAGCTAATCATCAAGAAAGTGCGGTCAGTTTTCAGCAAGAATCTGATGCACCAAGCAAATTTGAATCACATCTAAATCGTAAGCATTTATTTGAAAACTTTGTTGAAGGTAAATCAAACCAACTCGCCCGTGCTGTAGGTCAAAAACTTGCTCTTGCTCCAGGTGAACCAACGGCAAACCCATTCTTTTTATATGGAGGTACAGGTTTAGGTAAAACCCACTTATTACACGCAATCGGTAATGGTATTTTAGCAAATAAACCGAATGCCCGCGTGCTTTATATCCATGCTAATAATTTTATGCAGCACATGGTAAAAGCAATGCGTGATAATAAAATGGATCAATTCAAAAAATTCTATCGTTCTCTTGATGCATTATTAGTGGATGATATTCAATTCTTCGCAGAGAAAGAAAAAACACAAGAAGAATTTTTCCATATTTTCAATAATTTATTTGAAACTGGCCGTCAAATTATTTTGACCTCTGACCGCTATCCAAAAGAAATTGAGAAAATTGAAGAACGCCTAAAATCTCGTTTCGGTTGGGGTTTAACCACTGCGATTGAACCACCGGATTTAGAAACTCGTGTTGCAATTTTGCTGAAAAAAGCAGAAGAACATAATATGGAGCTACCAGAAGAAGTGGCATTCTTTATTGCCCAACGCTTACGCACCAATGTTCGTGAATTAGAAGGCGCATTAAACCGTGTGAAAGCGATGCAAGACTTCAAAGGTGGTCACATTGATATTGATTTTGTTCGTGACACATTAAAAGATATTCTTGCCTTACAAGAACGTTTGGTAACCATTGAAAACATTCAGAAAGTCGTGGCAGAATACTATCGAATTAAAGTGGCGGATTTAAAATCGAAAAGCAGAGCAAGATCCGTCACTCGCCCACGCCAAGTTGCGATGGCATTAGCAAAAGAATTAACCAATAAAAGCTTACCGGAAATTGGTCGTGCCTTTGAACGCGACCATACGACAGTCTTAAATGCCTGCCGTGAAGTGCCAAAATTCCGTGAAAAAGACAGCAGTATTCAAGAAGATTGGGCGAATTTAATTCGCACATTATCTGCATAAGGAGCCAATGATGCAATTTAGCATTTCAAGAGAAAATCTATTAAAACCCTTACAGCAAGTTTGTGGCGTATTAAGCAATCGTCCGAATATTCCTGTATTAAATAACGTGTTATTACAAATTGAAGATAACCGTTTGACTATTACAGGTACAGACCTTGAAGTTGAGCTTTCTAGCTATACTCAACTTTCTTCTTCAACCGCGGATGGCGCGTTCACCATTCCGGCTAAAAAATTCTTAGATATTTGCCGTACATTATCAGATGAATTTGAAATTACAGTTACCTTTGAAGAAGATCGCGCCATTGTAGAATCAGGTCGCAGTAAATTTAATCTCACTACTCTGCCCGCTGAAGAATATCCAAATCTAACGGATTGGCAATCTGAAGTGGATTTTGCGTTACCGCAAAGCACCTTGCGTCGCTTAATTGAAGCCACCCAATTTTCAATGGCAAACCAGGATGCCCGCTATTTCTTAAACGGCATGAAATTTGAAACGGAAGGTAATTTATTACGTACTGTTGCAACTGATGGCCACCGTCTTGCCGTTTGTACGATCGAATTAGATCAAGATCTACAAACCCATTCAGTTATTCTCCCTCGCAAAGGTGTATTAGAACTGAATCGCTTATTAGAAAGCAGTGATGAACTTGCTCGTTTGCAAATCGGCACGAATAATCTTCGTATCCACTTAAACCATATTGTATTTACCTCAAAACTCATTGATGGTCGATTCCCGGATTACCGTCGTGTATTACCACGTAATGCAACTCGTATCGTAGAAGGAAACTGGGAAACCTTAAAACAAGCCTTTGTACGTGCTTCTATCCTTTCAAATGAACGTGTACGTAGCGTGCGTTTAAACTTAAGTGAAAACCAACTTAAAATTACCGCATCTAACCCTGAACACGAAGTAGCAGAAGAAATCGTGGATGTGAATTATCAAGGTGAAGAAATGGAAGTGGGCTTTAATGTGACTTACATTTTAGATGTATTGAACGCCTTAAAATGCCAACAAGTACGTATTCGCCTCACTGATGCGTCATCAAGCTGCTTAATTGAAAACAGCGAAGATGCAAGTGCAGAATACGTCATTATGCCAATGCGCCTCTAAGAATAATGGCCATCTCCCGCTTAATTGTTGAAAAATTTAGAAATTTAAATGCCGTGGATCTTGAATTTGATCACGGCTTTAACTTTTTAGTCGGCAATAACGGCAGCGGAAAAACGAGCTTATTAGAAGCCATTTTTTATCTCGGACATGGACGCTCTTTCAAAAGTGCGGTCGCAAATCGCATTATTTCTTACGACGAACCTCATTTCACGCTTTTTGGCCAAATTCAAGAAAGTCAGCATCAATGGTCTGTTGGCTTACAAAAACTTCGTCAAGGTAATACCATCGCAAAAATAAACGGTGAAGACGGCAATAAAATTGCCGATCTCGCTCACCTTTTACCTATGCAATTAATTACGCCTGAAGGGCTGACCCTACTAAATGGCGGACCGAGTTTTCGACGCGCATTTTTAGATTGGGGCTTATTCCACCACCATAACAGTTTTCATTCCTCTTGGGTCGCATTAAACCGTTTACTAAAACAGCGGAATGCTGCACTAAGTCAAAACCAGCCTTATTCTGCGATTAAAATTTGGGATATTGAATTAGCTAAATTAGCCCACCAAGTGAGTGATTGGCGTGCTGAATATGCAGAAGCCTTACGCCCAGAAATCGAAAAAACCTGTCAATTATTTTTACCCGAATTAGAGATTACGGTTAGCTTTCATCAAGGCTGGGAGAAAGAGACAGAATATGGTGAATTACTGGCGCAAAACTTTGAGCGAGATAAAGCCATTGGCTATACGGTTTCAGGTCCACAAAAAGCGGACTTCCGTTTTAAAGCCAATGGATTACCGGTTGAAGATGTGCTCTCTCGTGGTCAATTAAAATTATTGATGTGTGCGCTACGTTTAGCGCAAGGTGAACATTTAATGATTCAAAAACAGCGTCATTGTATCTTCCTAATTGATGACTTTGCCTCAGAGTTGGATCAACATAAACGTGCCTTGCTTGCGGAACGCTTGCAACAAAGTGGATCTCAAGTCTTTGTTACTGCCATCACTCAAGGTCAACTCAAAGAGATGCAAGTGGGAAAAGGAAAATTGTTCCAAGTGGATACCGGTAAGATCACTGAATTGCAACCATAAAAAATAATCCGATCTGTTTAAAGATCGGATTACGTTTAAAACAATGCTATTTTTGACCGCACTTTAGTTTGGTTTCCATTCGCCGTTTAATACGGTACCAATCACATCATAATCTTTTGTGAATACGGCCAAGTTAGCCACCTTACCCGCTTCAACTGAGCCTAAACGATCATCTACACCAATCGCTCTTGCAGGGTAAAGGTTACTCATGCGAATCGCCTCTGCTAATGGAATTTCTACATACTCTACAGCATTCTTAATAGACTCCATCATGGTAATTGATGCACCCGCAATCGTACCATTTGCATCGTAGCAACGACCTTCTTTTACATAAATTGGTTTTCCTACAAAAGTGAAAGTTTCCAATTCAGGTGGTGCACCTGCAGCTGCAAGAGAATCAGTTACAATGCAAAGTTTGTCACCTTTCGCTTTTTTATCTAAGCGAACATTACCAAAATTCACATGCACACCATCTACAATAATTCCCGTGTAAACATCGGAATCTAACACTGCACCAACTACACCCATTGCGCGTCCTGAACTGATCGGCGACATAGCATTGTGTAAGTGAGTAGCAAACGTTGCACCTTTATGAAAGGCAGCTTTCGCTACTTCATAAGTCGCATTAGAGTGCCCAATAGACACAATAATGCCTGCTTTCACAAAATCAGGAATATATTGCACCGTTGGGTTTTCAGCAGCAATGGTCAGTTTGGTGATGACATCCGCATTATCACATAAGAAATCTTTCATCTCTGGCGTCGCTTCACGGATATATTCCGGGCGATGTACGCCTTTTTTCTCTAAGCTCAAATAAGGGCCTTCGATGTGTAAACCAAGCGCTTGATTTTTATGCTTGTTCAAATACTCTCGCATGATACTTACTGCGCGTTTGATATCTTCATCCGGTGCGGTAATAAACGTTGGTAAGAAACTAGTACAGCCTGATTTCAAATTAGTCGCTTGCATAATTTCTAATGTTTCTACGCTTGTTTGATCGTTAAACATCACGCCACCACAGCCATTTAGTTGCAGATCAATAAAGCCCGCTGTGAGATTATGACCTTTTAAATCAATGGTTTTAATCCCACTTTCTAATTCGCTTTGTGGAATAACGGATTGAATATATTCCCCTTCAATAACCACTGCATAATCTCTTAACACTTCATTTTTGGTGTAGATTACGCTGTTAATTAATGCATACTTCATCATACCTTCCTAAAATCAAATTAAAATTAACCGCACTTATAACACACTATGAATCGCACGACCTTCCAATTCAGTAAAATATTTCACTGTTTTCACTTTTAATTCTTGCAGAGCAGGCTCATCACATACTAAAACAAAATGGCGATGGAGCTGTAAGGCACTTACCGTCCAAAGGTGATTAATACTGCCTTCTACCGCAGCTTGCACGGCTAAGGCTTTATTATGGCCTGTTGCTAAAATCATCACTTCTTCTGCATCAAGTAATGTACCCACGCCGATTGTTAAAGCATATTTTGGTACTTGATTTACATCGTTATTAAAGAAACGAGAATTCGCAATAATGGTATCTGGTGTTAAGGTTTTAATACGGGTGCGCGAACTTAAAGAAGAAGCAGGTTCGTTAAAGGCAATATGACCATCTACGCCTACGCCGCCCATAAATAAATGAATTTTACCGTAAGATTTAATTTTTTCTTCATAACGACGACATTCTTCATCATGGTCATCGGTGTTACCATTCAAAATATTGATATTTTGCGGTTGAATATCAATATGGTTGAAGAAATTATTATGCATAAAACTGTGATAGCTTTCTGGATGTTCTTTTGGCAAACCCACATATTCATCCATATTAAAGGTCACCACATGTTTAAAACTCACTTCTCCGGCTTGATTTAATTTAATCAATTCTTGATAGGTCTTAAGTGGTGTACTGCCTGTTGGTAAACCTAATACAAAAGGACGTTCTGCTGTAGGTTTAAAATGATTAATTCGATCAGCAATATGACGCGCCGCCCAACGGCTGACTTGTTGTTCATTGTTCAGAGGAATGAGACGCATAATAACCTTCCTTATCAGTACCACACTGACATTCTTTCCATCCCGCTATAGAGGGAGGAAAGAAGCAAGTGCGGTCACTTTTCCATTAATTTATAAATATTTTGCTTTTAACTCTTTCGCTTTCGCTAATTGCTCTGGTGTTGCTTTCGCTGTCATTGGCTCACGGCAATAACCTGCATCCACACCATCTAGTTTCAACAACTCTTTGATAGTGAGATATAAGCCATTCGCTAAAATGCCTTCGATAAGGTCATTGGTCACGTGTTGAACTTGAAGCGCATCAGCCAATTTACCTTGTTTGGTTAATTCAAAGATTTGTCTTGCACGCACACCGTTTACGTTGAATGTACTACCGATCGCACCATCTACACCAAGAGAGACTGCCGGCACCATCATTTCATCAAAACCAGCCCAAATGAGGTGATTTGGATAAGCTTTTTTCAAGCGTTCTAATAGATAGAAATCCCCTGCGGTAAATTTCACACCTAGCACTTTCGGGTTTTTATAAAGTTCGCCGAATTGCTCAATTCCCATATTCACGCCTGTTAAGAACGGAATTGAGTACACAATCATGTTATTGCCTGTTTCAGCAATGATCGTATCATAGTAATGTTTGATTTCAGGGAAGCTAAATTTATAGTAGAACGGGGTTACTGCAGAAAGACTGTCATAGCCTAATTCCGTTGCATATTTACCTAATTCCACTGCTTCATGTAAGTTCACACTACCCACTTGTGCGATTAGCGCGACTTGGTCTTTTGCTTCATCTTTCGCGATACGGAAAATTTGTTTTTTCTCTTCCGTAGAAAGCATGAAGTTTTCACCTGTTGAACCGCCTACATATAAACCATCAATTTTCATCTTATCAATGTTATAGCGAATAATTTCACGCAAGCCTTTTTCATTGATAGAGCCATCTTCATTGAATGATACTAATAACGCACTAAAAATACCTTTTAAGTTACGCATTTTTCTCTCCTATTTGATACGTTGTTCTAAAATGACATTTAATGTTTTTTGCTTTATTTTGACCGCACTTTCCTGTGATGCCTGTACTAATAAAGCGTAAATCAAATCTAATACGAATAATTGAGCGATCTTCGTGCCGATAGAGTCGCCTTGCAACTTGCCTTGCTTATTCCCATTCACTAAAACAAGATCGGCATATTCTGTGATGGGTGAACGCAGACTGTGCGTAATCGCAATGGTTTTGGCACCGTTTTCTTTGGCAATTTTCATGGTATGAGTCGTTTCTTGAGAATAACCGGAATGACTCAAACCAATTGCCACATCTTTTTTTGTCAATAACGATGCCTGCATATACATAAAATGGTTGTTACCTGTCGCATCCACTTGCACACCGATACGCATCAGTTTATTTTTGGCATCTTCCGCGGTAATACCGGATGTACCCACACCAAATAAGAAAACACGATTCGCTTGTTGAATGGCTTTTACTGCTTCTTCCAACTGCTCAAAATCTAATAAATTAATGGTTTCATCCATCACGTTATTGATGGCAGATTTCAGCTTATGCGCAATATTCAATGAGTTGTCAGAATCGGTAATATCTGAATCTAATACGGTGTTATCTTTGCCATCTTTTGTGGCAAGCTCGATGGATAATTCCAATTTAAAATCACTGAAACCTTTAAAGCCGAGAGTACGGCAAAAACGTACAAAGGTCGCCTCCCCCACTTCTAAATGAGCGGCAATTTCAGCTAAAGGCGCTTGCACCGCAAGATCGGGATTCAACAAAATCGCATCCGCAATTTTTTTCTCTGTTTTCGTTAAACTACGATATAACGAGCTGATGGTATTTAAAATATTGCCATTCTTAGCCATAAACCACTCCCGTATTTTTTGCTTGTAATAAGCAATCTTTTACCCAGTAAGCCGCGCCAATCAAGCCTGCATCTTGTCCAAATTGAGCACTTTCTAATTCGCAATGATAAACAGCGGGAAGTTCACTTAATAAAGATTGAACTAGCGGTAAATAACCTTCTGCCAACCCTACGCTACCGCCAACCACGACTTTTTGCATATCTAATCCAATCTTCAAATCCGCAATTAAATTTGCAATGGCTTGGGCTGAACGAGTCACAAGTGCGGTCGCTTTTTCATCATTTTGACGGAAACGCACAAAAACTTCTTTCGGATCACAAGGATCATCCCATTGAGAAGAAACCGCTTCAATGGCTCGACCTGATGCAATGGCTTCAACACAACCACGGCGACCACAGCCGCAAATTGGACCATTAGGATCAGATAAAGTATGGCCAATATGCCCAGCAATGCCGTTTGGCTCAGTAAGTAAACGATGATTTAAAATTAAACCGCCCCCTACGCCGGTTGAAACCGTAATAAAGGTAAAATTTTGAACATCATTAGGATTTTGTAATTGATACTCGGCATAGGCGGCAGCTTGCACATCATTAAGTAAACCAATCGGTTTATCAGTATGCTGTGCAATGCTATCTTTTAATGGGAATTGGGCTAATCCACCCAGGTTTTTAGGATTAAGTGCGGTCAGAATGCCTTGATTAATAATGCCCGTTGAAGCAACGGCAACATAATCAAACTGCCCTTCATATTCTTTTAACAACTGCGCAAGGGTTTGATGCATCGCTTGCGCGGCATCATCTTGTGGCGTAGAAATCTGTTTTCGCTGTTGAATTTCACCATTTTTCACTATAGCAGAAGCGATTTTCGTGCCACCAATATCTAATGCCAAACAACGCTGTAATGTCTGACCACTATCCACTGTTAATGACATATCCTCTTCCTTTATTTTTTCGCTGAATGAATGGCTTCTGTAAACCAACTTACGATATGCTCTAAGCGAGTTAATGCAGAACCTACTGTCACACAATAAGCACCAATTTCAATTGCCGTTTTCGCCAACTCAGGGGTGTTATAACGTCCTTCCGCCATGACACGGCAACCTGCTGCTTTCAAATCTTTAACCAATTGATAATCAGGCTCCTCTGGCACAGTACCACCTGTGTAGCCAGACATCGTACTGCCCACAATATCAAAACCGAGTTTTTGACAGTACAAGCCTTCTTCTAAATTCGAACAATCCGCCATGGCTAAACAGCCTAATTCGTGGATTTTTTTGACCGCACTTTCAATATCTACTGGTCTAGGGCGATTTGTCCCATCCACGGCAATAATGTCTGCACCGGCTTTCGCTAAATCTTCAATATCATGCAAAAATGGGGTAATTCGCACTGGGCTATCAGGTAAATCTCGTTTCACAATACCAATAATCGGTACATTCACAGTAGGGCGTGTTGCTTTAAGATTTTCTATGCCCTCGATACGCAATCCTGCGGCACCACCAACAACAGAAGCCTGTGCCATGGCTGCCACGATTTCTGGTTTATCCATCGGGCCGTCATCAACAGGCTGACAAGAAGCAATAAGACCAAATTTGATTTTATCTAATACTTCATTATGTGATAATTTCGACATATAAACTCCTACATTAGACAGTAACACTTGGTTTCCTTTTTGGCTTTTTGTCCATTATAGTAAAACGCAGTAAAACTTGCACCATAAAAAAATATTTTTTGAAGTACAATTTCAAAAATTGTGATCGGCTTCTCAATTTTGAGATAAAGTTACCACATTTGTACAAAATATTTTTTTTTACTTTAGAATATGAAGTAATACTTCATTACTATAAATAGGAGAAAAAAAATGAATGTGTTAGGTTATGCGCAAAAAATTGGGCAAGCCTTAATGGTACCTGTTGCTGTCTTACCAGCAGCGGCTGTACTGATGGGTATTGGTTATTGGCTTGACCCAGATGGCTGGGGAGCTAACAGTCAACTTGCTGCATTTTTAATTAAATCAGGCGGTGCTATCATCGATAACATGGGCCTGCTTTTTGCCGTTGGCGTTGCTTTCGGTTTATCTAAGGACAAACATGGTTCCGCTGCACTTTCAGGTTTAGTGGGTTACTATGTGGTAACCACTCTACTTTCACCTGGCAGCGTTGCTCAGCTACAACATATCGACGTAAGTGAAGTGCCTGCCGCCTTCGGGAAAATCAATAACCAATTTATTGGGATTTTGATCGGGGTGATTTCAGCTGAACTTTATAATCGTTTCTATCAAGTGGAATTGCCAAAAGCACTCTCCTTCTTTAGCGGAAAACGCCTTGTGCCAATCGTCGTTTCTTTTGTCATGATGTTCATCAGCTTCGTATTGCTTTACATCTGGCCATATATTTTCGGTGGTTTAGTGTCATTCGGTGAAAGCATTAAAGACTTAGGCGCTGTTGGTGCGGGTCTTTACGGTTTCTTCAACCGTTTACTCATTCCTGTTGGCTTACACCATGCATTGAACTCTGTATTCTGGTTTGACGTCGCAGGTATCAATGACATTCCAAACTTCTTAGGTGGTGCAAAATCACTTGCTGAAGGTACTGCAACGGTTGGTGTAACGGGTATGTATCAAGCCGGTTTCTTCCCTGTTATGATGTTCGGTTTACCGGGTGCAGCATTAGCGATTTATCTCAGCGCTAAACCAAGTCAAAGAACTAAAGTGGCATCAATCATGCTTGCGGGTGCATTTGCCTCATTCTTTACAGGTATCACCGAGCCATTAGAATTC encodes:
- the nagA gene encoding N-acetylglucosamine-6-phosphate deacetylase, with protein sequence MKYALINSVIYTKNEVLRDYAVVIEGEYIQSVIPQSELESGIKTIDLKGHNLTAGFIDLQLNGCGGVMFNDQTSVETLEIMQATNLKSGCTSFLPTFITAPDEDIKRAVSIMREYLNKHKNQALGLHIEGPYLSLEKKGVHRPEYIREATPEMKDFLCDNADVITKLTIAAENPTVQYIPDFVKAGIIVSIGHSNATYEVAKAAFHKGATFATHLHNAMSPISSGRAMGVVGAVLDSDVYTGIIVDGVHVNFGNVRLDKKAKGDKLCIVTDSLAAAGAPPELETFTFVGKPIYVKEGRCYDANGTIAGASITMMESIKNAVEYVEIPLAEAIRMSNLYPARAIGVDDRLGSVEAGKVANLAVFTKDYDVIGTVLNGEWKPN
- a CDS encoding N-acetylmannosamine kinase, whose amino-acid sequence is MSLTVDSGQTLQRCLALDIGGTKIASAIVKNGEIQQRKQISTPQDDAAQAMHQTLAQLLKEYEGQFDYVAVASTGIINQGILTALNPKNLGGLAQFPLKDSIAQHTDKPIGLLNDVQAAAYAEYQLQNPNDVQNFTFITVSTGVGGGLILNHRLLTEPNGIAGHIGHTLSDPNGPICGCGRRGCVEAIASGRAIEAVSSQWDDPCDPKEVFVRFRQNDEKATALVTRSAQAIANLIADLKIGLDMQKVVVGGSVGLAEGYLPLVQSLLSELPAVYHCELESAQFGQDAGLIGAAYWVKDCLLQAKNTGVVYG
- the nagE gene encoding N-acetylglucosamine-specific PTS transporter subunit IIBC produces the protein MNVLGYAQKIGQALMVPVAVLPAAAVLMGIGYWLDPDGWGANSQLAAFLIKSGGAIIDNMGLLFAVGVAFGLSKDKHGSAALSGLVGYYVVTTLLSPGSVAQLQHIDVSEVPAAFGKINNQFIGILIGVISAELYNRFYQVELPKALSFFSGKRLVPIVVSFVMMFISFVLLYIWPYIFGGLVSFGESIKDLGAVGAGLYGFFNRLLIPVGLHHALNSVFWFDVAGINDIPNFLGGAKSLAEGTATVGVTGMYQAGFFPVMMFGLPGAALAIYLSAKPSQRTKVASIMLAGAFASFFTGITEPLEFSFMFVAPVLYFIHAVLTGISVFIAATMNWIAGFGFSAGLVDMVLSSRNPLAVEWYMLIVQGLVFFVIYYAVFRFAIKAFNLKTLGRTEEAEETTAAQPAANQSREERAVKFIDALGGADNFKNIDACITRLRLSLVDQHKINEEQLKSLGAKGIVKIGNDGLQVVLGPEAELVAEAMKQKVK
- a CDS encoding N-acetylmannosamine-6-phosphate 2-epimerase, with translation MSKLSHNEVLDKIKFGLIASCQPVDDGPMDKPEIVAAMAQASVVGGAAGLRIEGIENLKATRPTVNVPIIGIVKRDLPDSPVRITPFLHDIEDLAKAGADIIAVDGTNRPRPVDIESAVKKIHELGCLAMADCSNLEEGLYCQKLGFDIVGSTMSGYTGGTVPEEPDYQLVKDLKAAGCRVMAEGRYNTPELAKTAIEIGAYCVTVGSALTRLEHIVSWFTEAIHSAKK
- the nagB gene encoding glucosamine-6-phosphate deaminase encodes the protein MRLIPLNNEQQVSRWAARHIADRINHFKPTAERPFVLGLPTGSTPLKTYQELIKLNQAGEVSFKHVVTFNMDEYVGLPKEHPESYHSFMHNNFFNHIDIQPQNINILNGNTDDHDEECRRYEEKIKSYGKIHLFMGGVGVDGHIAFNEPASSLSSRTRIKTLTPDTIIANSRFFNNDVNQVPKYALTIGVGTLLDAEEVMILATGHNKALAVQAAVEGSINHLWTVSALQLHRHFVLVCDEPALQELKVKTVKYFTELEGRAIHSVL
- the dnaA gene encoding chromosomal replication initiator protein DnaA, which produces MSLSTLWQDCLSQLQDQVSPMDLSTWLRPLQADVISQDQVVLYASNMFVKSWVENHYLAQIHQICQALAKNPNLQIIVKEGVKPAPKAVEPSSTQTANHQESAVSFQQESDAPSKFESHLNRKHLFENFVEGKSNQLARAVGQKLALAPGEPTANPFFLYGGTGLGKTHLLHAIGNGILANKPNARVLYIHANNFMQHMVKAMRDNKMDQFKKFYRSLDALLVDDIQFFAEKEKTQEEFFHIFNNLFETGRQIILTSDRYPKEIEKIEERLKSRFGWGLTTAIEPPDLETRVAILLKKAEEHNMELPEEVAFFIAQRLRTNVRELEGALNRVKAMQDFKGGHIDIDFVRDTLKDILALQERLVTIENIQKVVAEYYRIKVADLKSKSRARSVTRPRQVAMALAKELTNKSLPEIGRAFERDHTTVLNACREVPKFREKDSSIQEDWANLIRTLSA
- the dnaN gene encoding DNA polymerase III subunit beta translates to MQFSISRENLLKPLQQVCGVLSNRPNIPVLNNVLLQIEDNRLTITGTDLEVELSSYTQLSSSTADGAFTIPAKKFLDICRTLSDEFEITVTFEEDRAIVESGRSKFNLTTLPAEEYPNLTDWQSEVDFALPQSTLRRLIEATQFSMANQDARYFLNGMKFETEGNLLRTVATDGHRLAVCTIELDQDLQTHSVILPRKGVLELNRLLESSDELARLQIGTNNLRIHLNHIVFTSKLIDGRFPDYRRVLPRNATRIVEGNWETLKQAFVRASILSNERVRSVRLNLSENQLKITASNPEHEVAEEIVDVNYQGEEMEVGFNVTYILDVLNALKCQQVRIRLTDASSSCLIENSEDASAEYVIMPMRL
- the recF gene encoding DNA replication/repair protein RecF (All proteins in this family for which functions are known are DNA-binding proteins that assist the filamentation of RecA onto DNA for the initiation of recombination or recombinational repair.) — encoded protein: MAISRLIVEKFRNLNAVDLEFDHGFNFLVGNNGSGKTSLLEAIFYLGHGRSFKSAVANRIISYDEPHFTLFGQIQESQHQWSVGLQKLRQGNTIAKINGEDGNKIADLAHLLPMQLITPEGLTLLNGGPSFRRAFLDWGLFHHHNSFHSSWVALNRLLKQRNAALSQNQPYSAIKIWDIELAKLAHQVSDWRAEYAEALRPEIEKTCQLFLPELEITVSFHQGWEKETEYGELLAQNFERDKAIGYTVSGPQKADFRFKANGLPVEDVLSRGQLKLLMCALRLAQGEHLMIQKQRHCIFLIDDFASELDQHKRALLAERLQQSGSQVFVTAITQGQLKEMQVGKGKLFQVDTGKITELQP
- the nanA gene encoding N-acetylneuraminate lyase, giving the protein MRNLKGIFSALLVSFNEDGSINEKGLREIIRYNIDKMKIDGLYVGGSTGENFMLSTEEKKQIFRIAKDEAKDQVALIAQVGSVNLHEAVELGKYATELGYDSLSAVTPFYYKFSFPEIKHYYDTIIAETGNNMIVYSIPFLTGVNMGIEQFGELYKNPKVLGVKFTAGDFYLLERLKKAYPNHLIWAGFDEMMVPAVSLGVDGAIGSTFNVNGVRARQIFELTKQGKLADALQVQHVTNDLIEGILANGLYLTIKELLKLDGVDAGYCREPMTAKATPEQLAKAKELKAKYL
- a CDS encoding MurR/RpiR family transcriptional regulator, whose protein sequence is MAKNGNILNTISSLYRSLTKTEKKIADAILLNPDLAVQAPLAEIAAHLEVGEATFVRFCRTLGFKGFSDFKLELSIELATKDGKDNTVLDSDITDSDNSLNIAHKLKSAINNVMDETINLLDFEQLEEAVKAIQQANRVFLFGVGTSGITAEDAKNKLMRIGVQVDATGNNHFMYMQASLLTKKDVAIGLSHSGYSQETTHTMKIAKENGAKTIAITHSLRSPITEYADLVLVNGNKQGKLQGDSIGTKIAQLFVLDLIYALLVQASQESAVKIKQKTLNVILEQRIK